A single genomic interval of Xiphophorus couchianus chromosome 2, X_couchianus-1.0, whole genome shotgun sequence harbors:
- the kif23 gene encoding kinesin-like protein KIF23 isoform X7 translates to MNRQAKCKTPRRPPPKKPPNSQRDPVGVYLRVRPLVAEDEECCIEVISSSTVQLHAPEGFKVNRNGEYKETQYSFKKVFGVSVSQMELFENVAKPLVVDLIHGKNGLLFTYGVTGSGKTFTMTGSPGQGGLLPRSLDMIFNSVGPFQAKRYIFKTDDKNSMEVQSEVDALLERQRRENNLTVLKTPSSRQKVDPEIGDMLKPEETCKADGVDEDSCYSVFVSYIEIYNNYIYDLLEETQEDAIKPKWNGGGTPVRQNTEFIPPQSKILREDQNHNMYVAGCMEVEVKSAEEAFQVFWRGQKKRKVANTRLNRESSRSHSVFIIKLAQAPLDAEGDNILQDKNQVSVSQLCLVDLAGSERTGRTGAEGTRIREAGNINQSLLNLRTCLEILRENQMYGTNKMVPYRDSKVSHLFKNYFDGEGKVRMVVCVNPKTDDYEETLLVMRFAEMTQEVEVVRPVDRPICGFTPGRRHRNQAFREEMSQRVEDRGDAMSALNGVVLSLPPLPTSELTDPNDELTIPRLVEALQNRQRIRQMMIEEFNRAASRMKSMLQELDSNIISKENVILEQNGRLAEKDKVMHSNKMEIERLEKKTKMQEHKIDILQKTTKIYEDDKRSLQQEVETRGHRLQRELSEKRRMEQRMQGMVSDTQHKWEKECERRVNAMQLEMQNKLWVKDEKLKQLKAIVTESKTPGRPDPQPRQPLPQRPSREERPSREERPPSKRSASPPPVPTTTPVRPRHRRSRSAGVEKWVDHKPPSSLDLGTVLQPVIPNAIQVSAPNEKALSKCDRYVLTHQEVASDGEIQTKLIKGEVIKTRGGGQSVQFTDIETLKQELATVSSRKRKSSEGAASSGSQTDGAWTDVKTRCSVALEMRAGSNMGPGVEHHGISKRRKP, encoded by the exons ATGAATCGACAAGC GAAATGTAAAACGCCCCGAAGGCCTCCTCCTAAAAAGCCTCCCAACAGCCAGAGAGACCCAGTTGGG GTGTATCTACGTGTGCGGCCTCTGGTTGCGGAGGACGAGGAGTGCTGCATTGAGGTGATCAGCAGCTCCACCGTCCAGCTGCATGCTCCCGAGGGCTTCAAAGTAAACCGCAATGGGGAATATAAAGAG aCACAATACTCCTTCAAAAAAGTCTTTGGAGTTTCTGTGTCGCAGATGGAACTCTTTGAGAACGTGGCCAAACCTCTTGTTGTCGACCTCATTCATGGGAAAAATG GGCTGCTCTTCACATACGGTGTCACGGGAAGCGGGAAGACGTTCACTATGACTGGCTCTCCAGGTCAGGGGGGACTGCTGCCACGTTCCCTTGACATGATTTTCAACAGTGTTGGCCCCTTTCAGGCCAAAAGATAT ATTTTTAAGACTGATGATAAAAACAGTATGGAAGTTCAGAGTGAAGTTGATGCTTTGTTGGAGCGTCAGAGACGGGAAAACAACTTAACAGTTCTTAAAACTCCCTCTTCCAG ACAAAAGGTTGACCCTGAAATTGGTGACATGCTGAAACCAGAGGAGACCTGTAAAGCAGACGGTGTGGATGAAGACAGCTGCTACAGCGTCTTTGTCTCCTACATCGAAATCTATAACAACTACATCTATGACCTCTTGGAGGAAACGCAGGAAGACGCGATCAAGCCAAA gTGGAACGGTGGAGGCACACCTGTGCGCCAGAACACTGAGTTCAT ACCGCCTCAATCTAAAATCCTTCGAGAGGATCAGAACCACAACATGTACGTTGCCGGCTGTATGGAGGTCGAAGTCAAATCTGCTGAGGAAGCATTTCAAGTGTTCTGGAGAG GTCAAAAGAAGAGGAAGGTTGCAAACACTCGGCTGAACAGAGAGTCGAGCCGATCGCACAGTGTGTTCATCATCAAACTGGCTCAAGCTCCTCTGGATGCAGAGGGGGACAACATTCTCCAG GATAAGAACCAAGTGAGCGTCAGTCAGCTGTGTCTCGTTGACTTGGCAGGAAGCGAGCGCACTGGTAGGACGGGAGCTGAAGGCACGCGAATACGTGAAGCAG GAAACATTAATCAGTCGCTCCTGAATCTGCGGACGTGCCTCGAAATACTTCGGGAGAACCAAATGTACGGCACCAACAAG ATGGTACCATACAGAGACTCCAAAGTCTCCCACCTGTTTAAAAACTACTTTGATGGAGAAGGAAAAGTCCGGATGGTTGTGTGCGTCAACCCCAAGACGGATGATTACGAGGAAACGCTG CTGGTGATGCGGTTTGCAGAGATGACCCAGGAAGTAGAGGTGGTTCGTCCGGTAGACAGGCCCATCTGTGGGTTCACTCCGGGACGCCGCCATAGGAACCAGGCGTTTCGGGAGGAGATGTCTCAAAGGGTGGAGGACCGCGGCG ACGCGATGTCTGCTCTAAATGGCGTGGTGCTGAGCCTGCCACCTCTGCCCACATCTGAACTGACTGACCCGAATGATGAGCTCACCATTCCTCGGCTGGTTGAAGCGCTGCAAAACAGACAGAGGATCCGGCAGATGATGATTGAAGAATTCAACAGAGCAG CAAGCAGGATGAAGTCTATGCTGCAAGAACTGGACTCCAACATCATTTCCAAAGAGAATGTGATCCTTGAACAGAATGGTAGACTTGCAGAGAAAGACAAAGTGATGCATAGCAACAAGATGGAGATTGAACGTTTAGAGAAGAAGACcaaaatgcaagaacacaag ATTGACATCCTGCAGAAAACGACTAAAATCTATGAAGACGACAAGCGTTCCCTGCAGCAAGAGGTGGAAACCAGGGGGCACAGGCTGCAGAGAGAGCTTTCTGAGAAGAGACGCATGGAGCAGCGCATGCAGGGCATGGTCTCGGACACACAGCATAAGTGGGAGAAAGAGTGT GAGAGACGAGTGAATGCGATGCAGCTTGAGATGCAGAACAAGCTGTGGGTGAAAGACGAAAAGCTGAAACAACTCAAAGCTATAGTAACAGAGAGCAAGACTCCTGGTCGCCCCGATCCCCAGCCGCGTCAGCCTCTGCCTCAGCGACCGTCCAGGGAG GAGCGGCCGTCCAGGGAGGAGCGGCCTCCATCAAAGAGATCAGCCTCACCGCCGCCTGTTCCG ACGACCACACCGGTGCGGCCTCGCCACCGCCGTTCCCGTTCTGCGGGCGTAGAGAAATGGGTGGACCACAAGCCGCCCTCCAGCCTCGACTTGGGGACGGTCCTGCAGCCGGTCATCCCCAACGCCATCCAGGTGTCCGCGCCCAACGAGAAGGCCCTGTCCAAGTGCGACAGATATGTGTTGACGCACCAGGAGGTCGCCTCTGACGGCGAGATACAGACCAAACTCATCAAG GGGGAGGTCATTAAAACCAGAGGCGGAGGCCAATCTGTTCAGTTCACCGACATCGAGACGCTTAAACAGGAGCTCGCCACCGTCTCAAG
- the kif23 gene encoding kinesin-like protein KIF23 isoform X2 produces the protein MNRQAKCKTPRRPPPKKPPNSQRDPVGVYLRVRPLVAEDEECCIEVISSSTVQLHAPEGFKVNRNGEYKETQYSFKKVFGVSVSQMELFENVAKPLVVDLIHGKNGLLFTYGVTGSGKTFTMTGSPGQGGLLPRSLDMIFNSVGPFQAKRYIFKTDDKNSMEVQSEVDALLERQRRENNLTVLKTPSSRQKVDPEIGDMLKPEETCKADGVDEDSCYSVFVSYIEIYNNYIYDLLEETQEDAIKPKWNGGGTPVRQNTEFIPPQSKILREDQNHNMYVAGCMEVEVKSAEEAFQVFWRGQKKRKVANTRLNRESSRSHSVFIIKLAQAPLDAEGDNILQDKNQVSVSQLCLVDLAGSERTGRTGAEGTRIREAGNINQSLLNLRTCLEILRENQMYGTNKMVPYRDSKVSHLFKNYFDGEGKVRMVVCVNPKTDDYEETLLVMRFAEMTQEVEVVRPVDRPICGFTPGRRHRNQAFREEMSQRVEDRGDAMSALNGVVLSLPPLPTSELTDPNDELTIPRLVEALQNRQRIRQMMIEEFNRAASRMKSMLQELDSNIISKENVILEQNGRLAEKDKVMHSNKMEIERLEKKTKMQEHKIDILQKTTKIYEDDKRSLQQEVETRGHRLQRELSEKRRMEQRMQGMVSDTQHKWEKECERRVNAMQLEMQNKLWVKDEKLKQLKAIVTESKTPGRPDPQPRQPLPQRPSREERPSREKRPSREERREERPSREERPPSKRSASPPPVPSLDESCQSLDESSQGLDESRLNLNESCQSIDESPQVSPVPGSPAVRAISDEEVEMNPRPTCPIPSSSCSLSVANTVTLLEQEATPDEVLRASDVPKRTLSPAGSPACRTKRRAECCSRREACLPSPILLLDVIEERSNRTTTPVRPRHRRSRSAGVEKWVDHKPPSSLDLGTVLQPVIPNAIQVSAPNEKALSKCDRYVLTHQEVASDGEIQTKLIKGEVIKTRGGGQSVQFTDIETLKQELATVSSRKRKSSEGAASSGSQTDGAWTDVKTRCSVALEMRAGSNMGPGVEHHGISKRRKP, from the exons ATGAATCGACAAGC GAAATGTAAAACGCCCCGAAGGCCTCCTCCTAAAAAGCCTCCCAACAGCCAGAGAGACCCAGTTGGG GTGTATCTACGTGTGCGGCCTCTGGTTGCGGAGGACGAGGAGTGCTGCATTGAGGTGATCAGCAGCTCCACCGTCCAGCTGCATGCTCCCGAGGGCTTCAAAGTAAACCGCAATGGGGAATATAAAGAG aCACAATACTCCTTCAAAAAAGTCTTTGGAGTTTCTGTGTCGCAGATGGAACTCTTTGAGAACGTGGCCAAACCTCTTGTTGTCGACCTCATTCATGGGAAAAATG GGCTGCTCTTCACATACGGTGTCACGGGAAGCGGGAAGACGTTCACTATGACTGGCTCTCCAGGTCAGGGGGGACTGCTGCCACGTTCCCTTGACATGATTTTCAACAGTGTTGGCCCCTTTCAGGCCAAAAGATAT ATTTTTAAGACTGATGATAAAAACAGTATGGAAGTTCAGAGTGAAGTTGATGCTTTGTTGGAGCGTCAGAGACGGGAAAACAACTTAACAGTTCTTAAAACTCCCTCTTCCAG ACAAAAGGTTGACCCTGAAATTGGTGACATGCTGAAACCAGAGGAGACCTGTAAAGCAGACGGTGTGGATGAAGACAGCTGCTACAGCGTCTTTGTCTCCTACATCGAAATCTATAACAACTACATCTATGACCTCTTGGAGGAAACGCAGGAAGACGCGATCAAGCCAAA gTGGAACGGTGGAGGCACACCTGTGCGCCAGAACACTGAGTTCAT ACCGCCTCAATCTAAAATCCTTCGAGAGGATCAGAACCACAACATGTACGTTGCCGGCTGTATGGAGGTCGAAGTCAAATCTGCTGAGGAAGCATTTCAAGTGTTCTGGAGAG GTCAAAAGAAGAGGAAGGTTGCAAACACTCGGCTGAACAGAGAGTCGAGCCGATCGCACAGTGTGTTCATCATCAAACTGGCTCAAGCTCCTCTGGATGCAGAGGGGGACAACATTCTCCAG GATAAGAACCAAGTGAGCGTCAGTCAGCTGTGTCTCGTTGACTTGGCAGGAAGCGAGCGCACTGGTAGGACGGGAGCTGAAGGCACGCGAATACGTGAAGCAG GAAACATTAATCAGTCGCTCCTGAATCTGCGGACGTGCCTCGAAATACTTCGGGAGAACCAAATGTACGGCACCAACAAG ATGGTACCATACAGAGACTCCAAAGTCTCCCACCTGTTTAAAAACTACTTTGATGGAGAAGGAAAAGTCCGGATGGTTGTGTGCGTCAACCCCAAGACGGATGATTACGAGGAAACGCTG CTGGTGATGCGGTTTGCAGAGATGACCCAGGAAGTAGAGGTGGTTCGTCCGGTAGACAGGCCCATCTGTGGGTTCACTCCGGGACGCCGCCATAGGAACCAGGCGTTTCGGGAGGAGATGTCTCAAAGGGTGGAGGACCGCGGCG ACGCGATGTCTGCTCTAAATGGCGTGGTGCTGAGCCTGCCACCTCTGCCCACATCTGAACTGACTGACCCGAATGATGAGCTCACCATTCCTCGGCTGGTTGAAGCGCTGCAAAACAGACAGAGGATCCGGCAGATGATGATTGAAGAATTCAACAGAGCAG CAAGCAGGATGAAGTCTATGCTGCAAGAACTGGACTCCAACATCATTTCCAAAGAGAATGTGATCCTTGAACAGAATGGTAGACTTGCAGAGAAAGACAAAGTGATGCATAGCAACAAGATGGAGATTGAACGTTTAGAGAAGAAGACcaaaatgcaagaacacaag ATTGACATCCTGCAGAAAACGACTAAAATCTATGAAGACGACAAGCGTTCCCTGCAGCAAGAGGTGGAAACCAGGGGGCACAGGCTGCAGAGAGAGCTTTCTGAGAAGAGACGCATGGAGCAGCGCATGCAGGGCATGGTCTCGGACACACAGCATAAGTGGGAGAAAGAGTGT GAGAGACGAGTGAATGCGATGCAGCTTGAGATGCAGAACAAGCTGTGGGTGAAAGACGAAAAGCTGAAACAACTCAAAGCTATAGTAACAGAGAGCAAGACTCCTGGTCGCCCCGATCCCCAGCCGCGTCAGCCTCTGCCTCAGCGACCGTCCAGGGAGGAGCGGCCGTCCAGGGAAAAGCGGCCGTCCAGGGAGGAGCGCAGGGAGGAGCGGCCGTCCAGGGAGGAGCGGCCTCCATCAAAGAGATCAGCCTCACCGCCGCCTGTTCCG AGTCTCGATGAGTCTTGTCAGAGTCTCGACGAGTCTTCTCAGGGTCTCGATGAGTCTCGTCTAAATCTCAACGAGTCTTGTCAGAGTATCGATGAGTCTCCTCAGGTCAGTCCAGTGCCAGGGTCACCTGCAGTCAGAGCCATTAGTGATGAGGAGGTTGAAATGAACCCAAGACCCACATGCCCCATTCCCAGCAGCAGTTGTTCTTTATCAGTGGCCAATACTGTCACCTTACTGGAGCAGGAGGCGACTCCAGATGAGGTTTTACGGGCCTCTGATGTCCCCAAAAGAACCCTGTCTCCCGCCGGCTCCCCAGCCTGCCGAACCAAGAGAAGGGCAGAGTGCTGTAGTAGACGGGAGGCCTGTCTCCCCTCTCCCATTTTGCTCCTTGACGTCATAGAAGAGAGAAGCAACAGG ACGACCACACCGGTGCGGCCTCGCCACCGCCGTTCCCGTTCTGCGGGCGTAGAGAAATGGGTGGACCACAAGCCGCCCTCCAGCCTCGACTTGGGGACGGTCCTGCAGCCGGTCATCCCCAACGCCATCCAGGTGTCCGCGCCCAACGAGAAGGCCCTGTCCAAGTGCGACAGATATGTGTTGACGCACCAGGAGGTCGCCTCTGACGGCGAGATACAGACCAAACTCATCAAG GGGGAGGTCATTAAAACCAGAGGCGGAGGCCAATCTGTTCAGTTCACCGACATCGAGACGCTTAAACAGGAGCTCGCCACCGTCTCAAG
- the kif23 gene encoding kinesin-like protein KIF23 isoform X1 produces MNRQAKCKTPRRPPPKKPPNSQRDPVGVYLRVRPLVAEDEECCIEVISSSTVQLHAPEGFKVNRNGEYKETQYSFKKVFGVSVSQMELFENVAKPLVVDLIHGKNGLLFTYGVTGSGKTFTMTGSPGQGGLLPRSLDMIFNSVGPFQAKRYIFKTDDKNSMEVQSEVDALLERQRRENNLTVLKTPSSRQKVDPEIGDMLKPEETCKADGVDEDSCYSVFVSYIEIYNNYIYDLLEETQEDAIKPKWNGGGTPVRQNTEFIPPQSKILREDQNHNMYVAGCMEVEVKSAEEAFQVFWRGQKKRKVANTRLNRESSRSHSVFIIKLAQAPLDAEGDNILQDKNQVSVSQLCLVDLAGSERTGRTGAEGTRIREAGNINQSLLNLRTCLEILRENQMYGTNKMVPYRDSKVSHLFKNYFDGEGKVRMVVCVNPKTDDYEETLLVMRFAEMTQEVEVVRPVDRPICGFTPGRRHRNQAFREEMSQRVEDRGDAMSALNGVVLSLPPLPTSELTDPNDELTIPRLVEALQNRQRIRQMMIEEFNRAASRMKSMLQELDSNIISKENVILEQNGRLAEKDKVMHSNKMEIERLEKKTKMQEHKIDILQKTTKIYEDDKRSLQQEVETRGHRLQRELSEKRRMEQRMQGMVSDTQHKWEKECERRVNAMQLEMQNKLWVKDEKLKQLKAIVTESKTPGRPDPQPRQPLPQRPSREERPSREKRPSREERREERPSREERPPSKRSASPPPVPSLDESCQSLDESSQGLDESRLNLNESCQSIDESPQVSPVPGSPAVRAISDEEVEMNPRPTCPIPSSSCSLSVANTVTLLEQEATPDEVLRASDVPKRTLSPAGSPACRTKRRAECCSRREACLPSPILLLDVIEERSNRVSETTTPVRPRHRRSRSAGVEKWVDHKPPSSLDLGTVLQPVIPNAIQVSAPNEKALSKCDRYVLTHQEVASDGEIQTKLIKGEVIKTRGGGQSVQFTDIETLKQELATVSSRKRKSSEGAASSGSQTDGAWTDVKTRCSVALEMRAGSNMGPGVEHHGISKRRKP; encoded by the exons ATGAATCGACAAGC GAAATGTAAAACGCCCCGAAGGCCTCCTCCTAAAAAGCCTCCCAACAGCCAGAGAGACCCAGTTGGG GTGTATCTACGTGTGCGGCCTCTGGTTGCGGAGGACGAGGAGTGCTGCATTGAGGTGATCAGCAGCTCCACCGTCCAGCTGCATGCTCCCGAGGGCTTCAAAGTAAACCGCAATGGGGAATATAAAGAG aCACAATACTCCTTCAAAAAAGTCTTTGGAGTTTCTGTGTCGCAGATGGAACTCTTTGAGAACGTGGCCAAACCTCTTGTTGTCGACCTCATTCATGGGAAAAATG GGCTGCTCTTCACATACGGTGTCACGGGAAGCGGGAAGACGTTCACTATGACTGGCTCTCCAGGTCAGGGGGGACTGCTGCCACGTTCCCTTGACATGATTTTCAACAGTGTTGGCCCCTTTCAGGCCAAAAGATAT ATTTTTAAGACTGATGATAAAAACAGTATGGAAGTTCAGAGTGAAGTTGATGCTTTGTTGGAGCGTCAGAGACGGGAAAACAACTTAACAGTTCTTAAAACTCCCTCTTCCAG ACAAAAGGTTGACCCTGAAATTGGTGACATGCTGAAACCAGAGGAGACCTGTAAAGCAGACGGTGTGGATGAAGACAGCTGCTACAGCGTCTTTGTCTCCTACATCGAAATCTATAACAACTACATCTATGACCTCTTGGAGGAAACGCAGGAAGACGCGATCAAGCCAAA gTGGAACGGTGGAGGCACACCTGTGCGCCAGAACACTGAGTTCAT ACCGCCTCAATCTAAAATCCTTCGAGAGGATCAGAACCACAACATGTACGTTGCCGGCTGTATGGAGGTCGAAGTCAAATCTGCTGAGGAAGCATTTCAAGTGTTCTGGAGAG GTCAAAAGAAGAGGAAGGTTGCAAACACTCGGCTGAACAGAGAGTCGAGCCGATCGCACAGTGTGTTCATCATCAAACTGGCTCAAGCTCCTCTGGATGCAGAGGGGGACAACATTCTCCAG GATAAGAACCAAGTGAGCGTCAGTCAGCTGTGTCTCGTTGACTTGGCAGGAAGCGAGCGCACTGGTAGGACGGGAGCTGAAGGCACGCGAATACGTGAAGCAG GAAACATTAATCAGTCGCTCCTGAATCTGCGGACGTGCCTCGAAATACTTCGGGAGAACCAAATGTACGGCACCAACAAG ATGGTACCATACAGAGACTCCAAAGTCTCCCACCTGTTTAAAAACTACTTTGATGGAGAAGGAAAAGTCCGGATGGTTGTGTGCGTCAACCCCAAGACGGATGATTACGAGGAAACGCTG CTGGTGATGCGGTTTGCAGAGATGACCCAGGAAGTAGAGGTGGTTCGTCCGGTAGACAGGCCCATCTGTGGGTTCACTCCGGGACGCCGCCATAGGAACCAGGCGTTTCGGGAGGAGATGTCTCAAAGGGTGGAGGACCGCGGCG ACGCGATGTCTGCTCTAAATGGCGTGGTGCTGAGCCTGCCACCTCTGCCCACATCTGAACTGACTGACCCGAATGATGAGCTCACCATTCCTCGGCTGGTTGAAGCGCTGCAAAACAGACAGAGGATCCGGCAGATGATGATTGAAGAATTCAACAGAGCAG CAAGCAGGATGAAGTCTATGCTGCAAGAACTGGACTCCAACATCATTTCCAAAGAGAATGTGATCCTTGAACAGAATGGTAGACTTGCAGAGAAAGACAAAGTGATGCATAGCAACAAGATGGAGATTGAACGTTTAGAGAAGAAGACcaaaatgcaagaacacaag ATTGACATCCTGCAGAAAACGACTAAAATCTATGAAGACGACAAGCGTTCCCTGCAGCAAGAGGTGGAAACCAGGGGGCACAGGCTGCAGAGAGAGCTTTCTGAGAAGAGACGCATGGAGCAGCGCATGCAGGGCATGGTCTCGGACACACAGCATAAGTGGGAGAAAGAGTGT GAGAGACGAGTGAATGCGATGCAGCTTGAGATGCAGAACAAGCTGTGGGTGAAAGACGAAAAGCTGAAACAACTCAAAGCTATAGTAACAGAGAGCAAGACTCCTGGTCGCCCCGATCCCCAGCCGCGTCAGCCTCTGCCTCAGCGACCGTCCAGGGAGGAGCGGCCGTCCAGGGAAAAGCGGCCGTCCAGGGAGGAGCGCAGGGAGGAGCGGCCGTCCAGGGAGGAGCGGCCTCCATCAAAGAGATCAGCCTCACCGCCGCCTGTTCCG AGTCTCGATGAGTCTTGTCAGAGTCTCGACGAGTCTTCTCAGGGTCTCGATGAGTCTCGTCTAAATCTCAACGAGTCTTGTCAGAGTATCGATGAGTCTCCTCAGGTCAGTCCAGTGCCAGGGTCACCTGCAGTCAGAGCCATTAGTGATGAGGAGGTTGAAATGAACCCAAGACCCACATGCCCCATTCCCAGCAGCAGTTGTTCTTTATCAGTGGCCAATACTGTCACCTTACTGGAGCAGGAGGCGACTCCAGATGAGGTTTTACGGGCCTCTGATGTCCCCAAAAGAACCCTGTCTCCCGCCGGCTCCCCAGCCTGCCGAACCAAGAGAAGGGCAGAGTGCTGTAGTAGACGGGAGGCCTGTCTCCCCTCTCCCATTTTGCTCCTTGACGTCATAGAAGAGAGAAGCAACAGGGTCAGTGAG ACGACCACACCGGTGCGGCCTCGCCACCGCCGTTCCCGTTCTGCGGGCGTAGAGAAATGGGTGGACCACAAGCCGCCCTCCAGCCTCGACTTGGGGACGGTCCTGCAGCCGGTCATCCCCAACGCCATCCAGGTGTCCGCGCCCAACGAGAAGGCCCTGTCCAAGTGCGACAGATATGTGTTGACGCACCAGGAGGTCGCCTCTGACGGCGAGATACAGACCAAACTCATCAAG GGGGAGGTCATTAAAACCAGAGGCGGAGGCCAATCTGTTCAGTTCACCGACATCGAGACGCTTAAACAGGAGCTCGCCACCGTCTCAAG